Proteins from a single region of Pseudobdellovibrionaceae bacterium:
- a CDS encoding GGDEF domain-containing protein yields MKIKNFFTKIASCFQKTENNALQKNKALKEEGQFSKADILQQKFKNLDNENIKTQDANLNANGPKKEAKNLDTENTDALSEADYALYKMNLKSIPPAIILLVGNPELVGRQWLLSSDIEILGRSSFSSIIVRDSSISKSHLKFQITLEQKVQVIDLQSTNGLIINSQKQPAMKPVILKNNDQIKLGNLVFKFLEKGNVETISSSQLYQQSLIDSLTNISNKRAFEANITTKMLSKKPFSLIVFDIDHFKKFNDKHGHLCGDFILTEMSRVISSTLIRDEDFFARYGGEEFCLIVPQKISLSTDIAERLRKSIDNYNFNFQEEELRVSISLGVTERKASDTIWTDVFDRADKALYKSKAEGRNKVTTF; encoded by the coding sequence ATGAAAATAAAAAATTTTTTTACTAAAATAGCTAGTTGTTTTCAAAAAACGGAAAATAATGCTCTACAAAAAAACAAAGCCCTTAAAGAAGAAGGTCAGTTTTCTAAAGCGGATATTTTGCAACAAAAATTTAAAAACTTAGACAATGAAAATATAAAAACACAAGATGCAAACTTAAATGCAAATGGCCCAAAGAAAGAAGCCAAAAACTTAGATACAGAAAATACAGATGCATTAAGTGAGGCTGATTATGCTTTGTATAAAATGAATTTAAAAAGTATTCCTCCTGCAATTATTTTATTAGTGGGAAACCCCGAGCTGGTAGGAAGACAATGGTTGCTGTCTAGTGATATAGAAATATTAGGGCGAAGTTCTTTTTCGTCAATTATTGTTCGCGATTCTAGTATTAGCAAAAGTCATTTAAAGTTTCAAATAACTTTGGAGCAAAAAGTGCAAGTTATAGATTTACAATCCACTAATGGATTAATTATTAATTCACAAAAACAACCCGCCATGAAGCCAGTAATATTAAAAAATAATGATCAAATTAAGCTAGGAAATTTAGTTTTTAAGTTTTTAGAAAAAGGAAATGTAGAAACAATTAGCTCCTCTCAATTATACCAGCAATCCTTAATTGACTCTTTAACCAATATTAGCAATAAAAGAGCTTTTGAGGCCAATATTACGACCAAAATGCTTTCTAAAAAACCATTTAGCCTGATTGTGTTTGATATTGATCACTTTAAAAAATTTAACGATAAACACGGCCATCTTTGTGGAGATTTTATTCTTACAGAAATGTCTCGAGTAATTAGCTCTACTCTTATTAGAGATGAAGACTTTTTTGCCAGATATGGTGGCGAAGAATTTTGCTTAATAGTTCCTCAAAAAATATCTCTTTCTACAGATATTGCCGAACGCTTACGAAAAAGTATTGATAATTATAATTTTAACTTCCAAGAAGAGGAGCTTCGTGTTAGCATTTCTTTAGGGGTTACTGAAAGAAAGGCATCTGATACAATATGGACAGATGTTTTTGATCGAGCAGATAAAGCCTTATATAAATCTAAGGCAGAAGGCCGAAATAAAGTAACTACCTTTTAA
- a CDS encoding PhoH family protein has protein sequence MLSNTRVILDTNIILFNALSLTSFHNTSIYIPITVIEEVDKFKRDPGENGRHARHFSRFIDELRAKGNLSEGVGLELEKSTVYVTSNPLLPEDILHKYDLDYKKNDNLILATALSLKIKHPKDKVKLITKDINLRIKADLCQVIAENYEPDHGSDDQAYEGYCSIPTTSEDINLFYKQRYLEPKGDLALHPNEYIVLEDSNQPNHKALGRYDAIKKQIVSLHMSTESIWGIQPRNMEQSFALDSLLNDDIALVSLAGKAGTGKTLLAIATGLYKTLDENHFKKLLVSRPVFPMGKDIGYLPGSVEEKLNPWMQPIFDNIDFLMGSENKSSNRAQELINQGMISIEPLTYIRGRSIPQQFLIVDEAQNLTPHEIKTIITRAGQGTKIVLTGDVYQIDNPYLDAANSGLAYISEKFKDHAIASHVNLQKGERSELAELASNIL, from the coding sequence ATTCTGTCTAATACTAGAGTTATCTTAGATACTAACATTATCTTGTTTAATGCCCTGTCCTTAACTAGCTTTCACAACACCTCCATTTACATTCCCATTACTGTTATCGAGGAGGTTGATAAATTTAAAAGAGACCCAGGCGAAAATGGGCGACATGCTAGGCATTTTAGCCGCTTTATTGACGAGCTAAGAGCTAAGGGAAATTTATCCGAAGGGGTTGGTTTAGAATTAGAAAAATCCACGGTTTATGTAACTAGCAACCCTTTGCTTCCAGAAGATATTTTACATAAGTATGACTTAGATTACAAAAAAAATGATAATTTAATTTTAGCAACCGCTTTGTCTTTAAAAATAAAACACCCTAAAGATAAAGTAAAACTGATTACTAAAGATATTAATTTACGAATTAAAGCCGACCTTTGCCAAGTCATTGCGGAAAACTATGAACCCGATCACGGCAGTGATGACCAAGCCTACGAAGGCTACTGTAGTATTCCCACAACCTCCGAAGACATTAACTTATTTTATAAACAACGCTACCTAGAGCCAAAAGGTGATCTTGCTTTACACCCCAATGAATATATTGTTTTAGAAGACTCCAATCAGCCCAACCATAAAGCTTTAGGCCGCTATGATGCCATTAAAAAACAAATTGTCTCTTTACATATGTCTACAGAAAGCATTTGGGGGATTCAGCCTCGCAACATGGAACAAAGCTTTGCTTTAGACAGCTTATTAAATGATGACATTGCCTTAGTTTCACTGGCAGGAAAAGCGGGTACTGGAAAAACTTTATTAGCTATTGCTACTGGCTTGTATAAAACTTTAGATGAAAATCATTTTAAAAAATTATTGGTAAGTCGCCCCGTATTTCCCATGGGCAAAGACATTGGATACCTTCCCGGAAGTGTAGAAGAAAAACTAAACCCATGGATGCAACCTATTTTTGATAATATTGATTTTTTAATGGGTTCTGAAAATAAATCTTCTAACCGCGCACAAGAATTAATTAATCAGGGAATGATTAGCATAGAACCGCTTACCTATATTCGAGGAAGAAGCATTCCTCAGCAATTTTTAATTGTGGACGAGGCACAAAATTTAACCCCCCACGAAATTAAAACAATTATTACACGCGCTGGACAAGGAACTAAAATTGTTCTTACCGGAGATGTTTACCAAATAGACAATCCTTACCTAGACGCCGCCAACAGTGGTCTTGCTTATATTAGTGAAAAATTTAAAGACCATGCCATAGCCAGTCATGTTAATTTACAAAAAGGCGAGCGATCAGAGTTAGCCGAATTAGCCTCAAACATTTTATAA